A genomic window from Acidobacteriota bacterium includes:
- a CDS encoding iron-sulfur cluster assembly accessory protein, producing MESVEKTPEETTPDGMTAPPEAPFPVVMTPKAVNMVKITREQEGMDDSYGLRIAVRGGGCSGFEYALDFEQEQRSNDWVYQQGDLTVMVDPVSARYLQGTEIDYVLGNTGAGFKFNNPKAVGSCGCGSSFSV from the coding sequence ATGGAATCAGTAGAAAAGACGCCCGAAGAGACGACCCCAGATGGGATGACAGCACCGCCGGAGGCCCCATTCCCCGTGGTGATGACCCCCAAGGCGGTCAACATGGTGAAGATCACCCGCGAGCAGGAGGGCATGGACGACAGCTACGGCCTGCGCATCGCCGTCCGCGGCGGCGGCTGTAGCGGCTTCGAGTACGCTCTGGACTTCGAACAGGAGCAGCGCTCCAACGATTGGGTCTACCAGCAGGGCGACCTGACCGTGATGGTCGACCCGGTGAGCGCGCGGTACCTGCAGGGGACCGAGATCGATTACGTCCTGGGCAACACCGGGGCCGGGTTCAAGTTCAACAACCCCAAGGCCGTGGGTTCCTGCGGCTGCGGGTCGTCGTTCTCGGTGTAG
- a CDS encoding HAD family phosphatase encodes MLRAILFDFNGVLVDDEPLHFELFRKVLAEEDIELSEEDYYREYVGYDDRACFQAILEAHGRPAELPQMMRLITRKSMYYQQVIQEQGYPFFPGAEDLIRNCSDAGLMLGVVSGALREEVEGALRQAGLLDRFKILVPADDVQASKPDPEGYQRGLQGLNSLPPLPDRLIHPHEVLVLEDTPAGLEAASVLGMVTVGVAHTYPAEALKLAGKVVEGIEGLTCEDLRGFYGEVAG; translated from the coding sequence ATGTTGCGAGCCATCCTCTTCGACTTCAACGGCGTCTTGGTGGACGACGAACCCCTCCACTTCGAGCTCTTCCGCAAAGTCCTCGCCGAGGAGGACATCGAGCTCTCGGAGGAGGACTACTACCGCGAGTACGTCGGCTACGACGACCGCGCGTGCTTCCAGGCCATCCTCGAAGCCCACGGCAGACCCGCCGAGCTACCGCAGATGATGCGGCTGATCACCCGCAAGTCGATGTACTACCAGCAGGTGATCCAGGAGCAAGGCTACCCCTTCTTCCCCGGCGCCGAAGACTTGATCCGCAATTGCAGCGACGCCGGCCTCATGCTCGGCGTCGTCAGCGGCGCCCTGCGCGAAGAGGTCGAAGGCGCCCTCCGCCAGGCCGGTCTCCTCGACCGTTTCAAGATCCTCGTCCCCGCCGACGACGTCCAGGCGAGCAAGCCCGACCCCGAAGGTTATCAACGCGGACTCCAGGGCTTGAATTCCCTCCCCCCCCTCCCCGACCGCCTCATCCACCCCCACGAAGTCCTCGTGCTCGAAGACACTCCCGCCGGCCTGGAGGCCGCATCGGTGCTGGGGATGGTGACCGTGGGAGTGGCCCATACCTACCCGGCGGAGGCGTTGAAGCTGGCCGGGAAAGTGGTTGAGGGGATCGAGGGGTTGACGTGTGAGGATTTGCGGGGGTTTTATGGGGAGGTGGCGGGGTAG